Within the Cucurbita pepo subsp. pepo cultivar mu-cu-16 unplaced genomic scaffold, ASM280686v2 Cp4.1_scaffold002244, whole genome shotgun sequence genome, the region ggtggattgtgagatctcatgtcggttggagagagtaatgaaacattcattataaggttgtggaaacctctttctagcgGACACGTTTTCAAACCGTGAAGctaatgacgatacgtaataagccaaaacggacaatatttgctagtggtgggcttgagtcgttacaaatggtattagagctagacattgagtggtgtgccagcaaggactcTAGGCCCctaagggagtggattgtgagatcttacatcagttggagaggagaacaaaacattccgctagacaccgagcggtgtgccagcgtgccagcgaggacgctggctcccatagggagatggattgtgagatcccccatcgattggagaggggaacaaaacattccttataagggtgtgagaTCCATAGTTTGTtcgtttttttaatagaaatattaATCGATTTGACTATTCATATACATATCTGTTTGATAATATCCATTTTTTGACAGCACAACTGATGTTCCTCCCAAGTCAAGCCAGGgtaaatcttttaatttagaGCTTCATGATAGCTTTTTCAGTCATCCTTCTGTAATGAACAATAGAAGTTTGTGGCTTTTTGTGTTATAAAATTGACATCTATATGGTTGAATCAGCAGACTTGGAAAGTGCTGATTATTCTTCATTGAAGCCAAAAGCTGGGACTGCAGATTTTCTTGTTCAACTTGAGAATAGAAGATCCATTAAGGTATGTAATGATTCAAAGGGAAATAAATGTGATTCAAATAACATGTTctaaattatacaaattcaAACTTGCAGGTGTTTGGTAAGAGCACAGTCATTGGATTGTTCATAACTTTCTTTGCTGGTGTTtgcttttctctcttctcacCGGCATTCAATTTGGCAACAAACGATCAATGGCACACTCTAAAGGACGGCGTTCCGCACTTGGCGGTCTACACTGCGTTCTTCTACTTCTCGGTCTCTTGTTTCGTCATAGCCATCGTTCTCAACGTCGTCTT harbors:
- the LOC111786648 gene encoding ureide permease 1-like gives rise to the protein FDSTTDVPPKSSQDLESADYSSLKPKAGTADFLVQLENRRSIKVFGKSTVIGLFITFFAGVCFSLFSPAFNLATNDQWHTLKDGVPHLAVYTAFFYFSVSCFVIAIVLNVVFLYHPVLNSPKTTFKAYVNDWNGRGWAFLAGFLCGFGNGLQFMGGQAAGYAAADAVQALPLVSTFWGILLFGEYRRSSKKTYALLISMLLMFMVAVGVLMASSGHRTES